A genomic stretch from uncultured Cohaesibacter sp. includes:
- a CDS encoding phosphatidylserine decarboxylase, translated as MTIIDSIRKSVVPIHPEGHKFIAIFAVVTIILGWFISALFWIGLFLTLWCCYFFRDPARVTPLKKGLVISPADGIVSGVGLATPPKELGLSNEPMMRVSVFMNVFNVHVNRAPIKGKVLKVAYKPGKFLNAELDKASEDNERNSLILDTEYGPVGVTQIAGLVARRIVCWAEEGEDLPTGERFGLIRFGSRVDVYLPSHIVPTVVEGQTMIAGESILANMEGAQETVGAHREQ; from the coding sequence GTGACGATCATCGATTCCATCCGCAAGAGCGTGGTTCCCATTCACCCCGAAGGGCACAAATTTATTGCAATCTTCGCTGTGGTAACGATCATTCTGGGATGGTTCATTTCCGCCTTGTTCTGGATCGGCCTGTTCCTGACGCTTTGGTGCTGCTACTTTTTCCGAGATCCTGCGCGTGTGACGCCACTGAAAAAGGGGCTTGTTATCTCGCCTGCTGATGGCATCGTCTCCGGCGTCGGCCTTGCGACACCACCAAAGGAACTCGGGCTTAGCAATGAGCCGATGATGCGCGTGTCCGTTTTCATGAATGTGTTCAACGTTCATGTGAACCGTGCGCCCATCAAGGGCAAGGTTTTGAAAGTGGCCTACAAGCCGGGTAAGTTTCTCAATGCAGAACTCGACAAGGCCAGCGAAGACAATGAGCGCAACAGCTTGATTCTTGATACGGAGTATGGTCCGGTTGGGGTGACGCAGATTGCCGGGCTCGTGGCGCGTCGCATCGTCTGCTGGGCGGAAGAAGGCGAAGATCTACCCACTGGTGAGCGGTTCGGCCTGATCCGGTTTGGTAGCCGCGTGGATGTCTATTTGCCATCACACATTGTACCAACCGTCGTAGAAGGGCAAACCATGATCGCAGGCGAATCCATCCTCGCCAACATGGAAGGCGCTCAGGAGACTGTCGGCGCCCACAGAGAGCAGTAA
- a CDS encoding PadR family transcriptional regulator, which yields MIIEEFSPSGRRQGRRRNCDARDHFGRDFSDQSQMHGRQGRHGRGGADIFSEGRFASDQASGRGGFMGGRGGGWGGRPGGRGAGFGNDGSGRRKGRFLNHGDIRLLALALIEQEPRHGYDIIKEVEALTNGFYAPSPGVIYPTLTYLEEAGYCAVESDGNKKRYAITEDGSAYLQENRTEATRIIDHLKALGERAKQEDASHEAANSSLPLSVETALLNLREAAAQRLKEDPSVSMKIVQKLLTVAEEL from the coding sequence ATGATTATTGAAGAATTTTCTCCCTCAGGTCGCAGACAGGGACGGCGCAGAAATTGCGACGCCAGAGACCATTTTGGCCGCGATTTTTCGGATCAATCCCAGATGCACGGTCGTCAAGGTCGCCATGGACGCGGCGGCGCCGATATCTTTTCCGAGGGGCGGTTTGCATCTGATCAGGCATCCGGTCGTGGAGGCTTCATGGGAGGCCGTGGTGGGGGTTGGGGCGGTCGCCCCGGTGGACGCGGAGCAGGCTTTGGCAATGACGGAAGCGGGCGGCGCAAAGGGCGCTTTCTGAACCATGGCGACATTCGCCTGTTGGCGCTTGCTCTCATAGAACAGGAACCACGTCACGGCTACGACATCATCAAGGAAGTGGAAGCGCTCACCAACGGCTTCTATGCCCCAAGCCCTGGGGTCATTTACCCTACCCTCACCTATCTTGAGGAAGCGGGATATTGCGCTGTCGAGAGTGATGGGAACAAAAAGCGCTATGCCATCACCGAGGACGGTTCGGCCTATCTGCAAGAAAACCGGACGGAGGCAACCCGCATCATCGACCATCTCAAGGCTTTGGGCGAACGGGCCAAGCAAGAAGATGCAAGCCACGAGGCAGCCAATTCATCCCTTCCGCTTAGTGTGGAAACCGCACTTTTGAACCTGCGGGAAGCGGCAGCACAAAGACTGAAGGAAGACCCTTCGGTCTCGATGAAAATCGTGCAAAAGCTTCTCACTGTTGCAGAAGAGCTATAA
- a CDS encoding gamma-glutamylcyclotransferase family protein — protein sequence MTFEDVIASPDEWVAYFGYGSLVNDKTRNAESFGIAVRLKGYKRHWSVWEASPERKALGLQGAVALSVSPCEEAYCDGLLVFDRKEHLPQVDLREAHYSRVRIKSEDMQSAQPLTDFVDYYIYVGQPALTNASDPKFPILQSYIDAVMQGFLDKFGEAGVKRFVEETEGWHIPVLGDRQRPIYPRSVTLSPEEEIMIDRYVSMSGAPLVDMEKNA from the coding sequence GTGACATTTGAAGATGTTATCGCTAGTCCTGACGAGTGGGTGGCCTATTTCGGCTATGGATCGCTCGTCAATGACAAAACAAGAAACGCAGAGAGCTTTGGAATAGCGGTAAGGCTCAAAGGCTATAAGCGTCATTGGTCCGTTTGGGAAGCAAGTCCGGAGCGAAAGGCGCTAGGGCTGCAAGGGGCCGTGGCACTGTCGGTATCGCCTTGTGAGGAAGCCTATTGTGATGGGCTGCTCGTCTTTGACCGCAAGGAGCATTTGCCGCAGGTGGACTTGCGCGAAGCCCATTATAGTCGCGTCCGGATCAAGTCTGAGGATATGCAGAGTGCGCAGCCTTTGACCGATTTCGTCGATTATTACATCTATGTCGGCCAACCTGCGCTCACCAACGCGTCCGACCCGAAATTCCCGATCCTGCAATCTTACATTGACGCGGTCATGCAAGGCTTTCTTGACAAGTTCGGCGAAGCAGGCGTGAAACGCTTTGTCGAAGAAACAGAAGGCTGGCATATTCCTGTGCTTGGGGATCGACAGCGCCCGATCTATCCACGCAGCGTAACATTGAGCCCTGAGGAAGAGATCATGATTGATCGCTATGTTTCCATGAGTGGCGCGCCGCTGGTGGATATGGAGAAAAATGCCTAA
- the gor gene encoding glutathione-disulfide reductase, with the protein MSEFDYDLFVIGAGSGGVRAARMAATYGAKVAVAEEYRVGGTCVIRGCVPKKLMVYASKFAHEFEDAAGFGWTVGETSFDWKTLIERKDAEITRLNGLYIKNLERHNVEVIQSRAEVQAPHRIWLAGEERHVTAKYILVATGGRPNMPMDLPGVENLITSNEVFNLEKMPERVVVVGAGYIALEFAGIFNGLGAETTVLYRGEEILRGFDDDVRETLHEEMENRGVRILTHDNLASVERHDEGLTVTTTSGRTLQADQVLCAIGRSPYTTGLGLETVGVELTKNGAVKVDDYNRTNIDHIFAVGDVTDRVNLTPVAIREGAALAETLFNDNPTITDYDNIATAVFTQPEIGTVGMTEAEAEKAYGNLDVYVAKFRPMKNTLAGNDEKMLMKIVVAADSDKVVGCHILGPDAGEMSQLLGIAIKMGATKADFDSTVAVHPTAAEELVTMKEPTRRVRK; encoded by the coding sequence ATGAGTGAATTTGATTATGATCTATTTGTGATTGGGGCTGGATCCGGTGGCGTTCGCGCAGCTCGAATGGCAGCCACCTACGGTGCAAAGGTTGCCGTTGCCGAAGAATATCGGGTCGGCGGCACCTGCGTTATTCGCGGCTGCGTCCCCAAAAAACTGATGGTCTATGCTTCCAAATTTGCCCATGAATTCGAAGATGCTGCGGGTTTTGGCTGGACCGTGGGGGAAACATCCTTTGATTGGAAGACGCTCATCGAGCGCAAGGATGCCGAGATCACGCGCCTCAATGGTCTCTATATCAAAAATCTTGAACGCCATAACGTGGAAGTCATCCAGTCGCGCGCCGAAGTGCAGGCACCCCACCGTATTTGGCTTGCTGGCGAAGAGCGCCACGTGACCGCCAAATATATTCTTGTGGCAACCGGTGGCCGCCCGAACATGCCGATGGACTTGCCCGGTGTGGAAAATCTCATCACCTCAAATGAAGTGTTCAATCTGGAAAAGATGCCAGAACGCGTGGTCGTCGTCGGGGCTGGCTATATCGCGCTTGAATTTGCCGGTATCTTCAATGGTCTGGGTGCTGAAACGACCGTTCTTTATCGTGGCGAGGAGATCCTCAGGGGCTTTGATGATGATGTGCGTGAGACCTTGCATGAGGAGATGGAAAATCGCGGCGTCCGCATTCTGACACACGATAATCTTGCGTCCGTTGAACGCCATGATGAAGGCCTGACGGTAACAACCACCTCCGGACGGACACTTCAGGCTGATCAGGTGCTGTGCGCCATCGGGCGCTCGCCTTACACAACCGGACTTGGTCTTGAAACCGTCGGCGTGGAGCTTACCAAAAACGGCGCCGTTAAAGTCGATGACTATAACCGCACCAACATAGATCACATTTTCGCTGTGGGCGATGTAACAGACCGCGTCAATCTGACCCCGGTTGCCATTCGTGAAGGGGCGGCACTGGCTGAAACCCTGTTTAATGACAATCCAACCATCACCGATTATGACAATATCGCAACCGCCGTGTTCACTCAGCCCGAAATCGGCACTGTTGGCATGACCGAAGCGGAAGCCGAAAAGGCTTACGGCAATCTGGATGTTTATGTTGCCAAATTCCGGCCAATGAAGAATACCCTCGCTGGCAATGACGAAAAAATGCTCATGAAGATTGTTGTTGCTGCCGATAGTGACAAGGTGGTCGGGTGTCATATCCTCGGACCTGACGCTGGCGAGATGTCCCAGCTTCTCGGGATTGCCATCAAGATGGGGGCGACCAAGGCAGACTTCGATTCCACGGTCGCTGTCCATCCCACTGCGGCAGAAGAGCTGGTCACCATGAAAGAACCGACCCGGCGCGTGCGCAAATAG
- the gph gene encoding phosphoglycolate phosphatase (PGP is an essential enzyme in the glycolate salvage pathway in higher organisms (photorespiration in plants). Phosphoglycolate results from the oxidase activity of RubisCO in the Calvin cycle when concentrations of carbon dioxide are low relative to oxygen. This enzyme is a member of the Haloacid Dehalogenase (HAD) superfamily of aspartate-nucleophile hydrolase enzymes (PF00702).), giving the protein MTDRRFSCVLFDLDGTLVDTAPDLTGALNHVLAQHDLAPFSVQKVRNTVGFGARITIERSFAHYGKTLSDDALDLAHAQFLAHYSENICKNSTLFPGVDTVLDDFKNNGMLMSVCTNKTENLSLDLLEQIGVSHYFSSICGSDTVPNKKPHPDHIFSAINRAGGITEESIMIGDSLADVEAARAAGIPVIVMRYGYTATPSDALGADLVLDEFSQIPKALREWPL; this is encoded by the coding sequence ATGACTGATCGCCGTTTTTCCTGCGTTTTGTTCGATCTCGATGGCACACTTGTTGACACGGCACCGGACCTGACAGGAGCCCTCAACCATGTTCTTGCCCAGCACGATCTGGCGCCTTTTTCTGTTCAAAAGGTGAGAAATACCGTAGGTTTCGGCGCAAGGATCACCATTGAGCGCAGTTTTGCCCATTATGGAAAGACGCTTTCAGATGATGCGCTGGATTTGGCACATGCGCAATTTTTGGCCCATTACAGCGAAAATATCTGCAAGAATAGTACGCTTTTCCCGGGCGTTGACACCGTGTTGGACGACTTCAAGAACAATGGGATGCTCATGAGTGTCTGCACCAACAAGACCGAGAATCTGTCTTTGGATCTGTTGGAGCAGATTGGTGTTTCCCACTATTTCAGTTCCATTTGCGGGTCAGACACCGTCCCCAACAAAAAACCGCATCCCGATCATATCTTTTCAGCCATCAACCGCGCAGGCGGCATCACGGAAGAATCGATCATGATTGGGGACAGTCTGGCCGATGTCGAAGCTGCGCGGGCAGCCGGCATTCCCGTTATCGTCATGCGCTACGGCTATACCGCAACACCATCAGACGCGCTGGGAGCGGATCTGGTTCTTGATGAATTTTCCCAAATTCCGAAGGCGTTGCGCGAATGGCCCCTTTGA
- the rpiA gene encoding ribose-5-phosphate isomerase RpiA, whose product MMSEQLKRQAAAAALEFVEDGMKLGIGTGSTALHFVELLGEKVAAGMTVIGVPTSERTAELCKKNGVPLTTLEETPQLDLTVDGADEIDPQMRLIKGGGGALLREKIVASASKNMIVIADKTKIVDALGAFPLPIEVMPFGLGSTMIALQDVCDHFGMQGSLTQRKAADGSNFVTDGQHFIMDATFGRISDVEGLDTALRAIPGVVETGLFVGIASKAVVAGDDGVSIIEPVN is encoded by the coding sequence ATCATGAGTGAACAGCTGAAAAGACAAGCAGCAGCCGCTGCATTGGAATTTGTTGAAGATGGTATGAAGCTTGGTATCGGCACCGGCTCGACTGCCCTTCACTTCGTTGAGCTTTTGGGGGAGAAAGTCGCGGCCGGGATGACAGTCATCGGTGTCCCCACCTCCGAACGTACCGCTGAACTCTGCAAGAAAAACGGCGTACCACTCACAACGCTGGAAGAAACCCCTCAGCTTGATCTCACGGTTGATGGTGCCGATGAAATCGACCCCCAGATGCGCCTGATCAAAGGCGGTGGCGGCGCTCTGCTGCGCGAGAAGATCGTTGCTTCGGCTTCCAAAAACATGATCGTGATTGCCGATAAAACCAAGATTGTGGATGCACTCGGCGCTTTTCCTCTGCCGATCGAAGTCATGCCGTTCGGGCTTGGCTCGACCATGATTGCTCTGCAAGATGTCTGCGATCATTTCGGTATGCAAGGTTCTCTCACCCAGCGCAAGGCTGCCGATGGCTCGAATTTCGTGACCGATGGTCAGCATTTCATTATGGATGCAACATTTGGCCGTATTTCTGATGTAGAGGGTCTGGACACGGCATTGCGTGCAATTCCTGGCGTGGTAGAAACCGGATTGTTCGTTGGTATCGCCTCTAAAGCAGTTGTCGCCGGTGACGACGGTGTATCGATCATAGAACCCGTCAATTAA
- a CDS encoding DUF2059 domain-containing protein encodes MKKTALATMLSAAVICAGMSASAFAQDANAQAESTTEQSTQVVDTHMQAAIDVVEQTGTIPPFEGTLKQIVLNSKRWLIRENPSAEKDIIATVDEISKKYEDQRPQLVRSVAVAWTRYLKEDELKEVLAFFKTPAGQKFANYQPRILGESVRGIQEFSAILTNVIVKTAKQELNKKGYKFSE; translated from the coding sequence ATGAAAAAAACTGCCCTTGCTACCATGCTCTCTGCTGCTGTAATTTGCGCAGGCATGTCTGCTTCGGCTTTCGCTCAGGATGCCAATGCGCAGGCTGAAAGCACGACGGAACAGTCAACACAGGTGGTTGATACTCATATGCAGGCCGCCATTGATGTTGTTGAACAGACAGGTACGATTCCGCCGTTTGAAGGCACTTTGAAGCAAATTGTGCTCAATTCCAAACGCTGGCTGATCCGCGAAAATCCGTCTGCTGAAAAAGATATCATTGCAACTGTTGATGAAATTTCCAAAAAATATGAAGATCAAAGGCCCCAGCTGGTTCGCTCCGTCGCCGTGGCTTGGACGCGCTATCTGAAAGAAGACGAACTGAAAGAAGTTCTTGCCTTCTTCAAAACACCAGCCGGTCAGAAATTTGCCAACTACCAGCCGCGCATTCTTGGCGAATCCGTGCGTGGTATTCAGGAATTCTCTGCGATCTTGACGAATGTTATCGTCAAAACAGCAAAGCAAGAGCTGAACAAGAAGGGCTACAAATTCTCCGAATAG
- a CDS encoding efflux RND transporter permease subunit, with protein MHSALETILRARRVVMTLMVVLLLGGIVSYINVPKEANPDIDIPIFYISVSQQGISPEDSVRLLVKPLENKLQSLDGLKEMSSFASEGHGGVLLEFSVDFDKESALADVRDKVDQAKAEMPSDADEPTISEMNMSQQPTLYVTLSGAVPERTLYQHARQLKDEIEGISSVLEANLSGNRDELLEVEIDQLRLESYNVTQAELINAVTLNNQLVPAGFLDNGKGRFNLKVPGLIEDAQDVYSIPIKQNGEGVVTLGDIATIKRTFKDPTTITRVNGKTAITVEISKRLGTNIIENNDAVRKVVHDVTSDWNPAIKVGFLLDQAEPVNDTLGSLESSIMTAIALVMMLVLAALGFRSALMIGIAIPTSFMMGFLILSLLDMTLNTMVMYGLVLTVGMLVDGAIVIVEYADRKVAEGMSRQEAYIRAARLMFWPIAASTGTTLAAFLPMLLWPGIIGEFMSYLPIMVIIVLSSALLTAMVFLPVIGGFIGKTSASQEEIENAKHLSGGHHFNPKEVTGLTGVYARFLHLLVRSPLGNIAAILGVIAVMVSIISPFLFFGKEFKAELFVNEEPRYAMVYVSARGNMSALESRAIVKNVEDEILQVKGIKDVVATSSPSGSSGGGNSLSSDSSRPSDAIGSLAIELSDYCCRRPAEEIFTEIRDKTAKYPGILVSVAKTEEGPPTGKDINLLITSNNYDQVSKITGIVRDHVDGVSNLVDIEDGRPLPGIEWELNIDREQAGRYNASIATVGSMVQLLTNGVMIGKYRPDDSEDEVDIRVRLPKDQRNLDHLDELKLPTSNGLVPISNFVKVEARHKVSSISRKDGFYAMSVKATVDKSDGTTVDAKVREIDNWIKAQDWPKGVTFKFRGADEDQKESGQFLAKAAVAALFIMAMILITQFNSFYQTVLTLMTVVFSIFGVLLGIVVTGQTFSIIMTGTGVMALAGIVVNNAIVLIDTYNRFRSEKVEVVEAVIKTAAQRIRPILLTTITTIAGLIPMATGINLDFFNRVIAVGSITAAWWIQLSTAVIAGLGFSTILTLILIPVLLAFPTVTLKPTIRRLGRLFRLKRRTSQRTQAAE; from the coding sequence TCTCGGTTTCGCAGCAAGGCATCTCGCCGGAAGACTCCGTGAGGCTTCTCGTCAAGCCGCTGGAGAACAAGCTGCAAAGCCTTGATGGCCTGAAGGAAATGAGCAGCTTTGCCTCTGAAGGACATGGCGGGGTTCTGCTTGAATTTTCCGTCGATTTCGACAAGGAATCCGCTCTGGCCGATGTGCGCGACAAGGTCGATCAGGCCAAGGCGGAAATGCCTTCCGATGCGGACGAACCGACCATTTCGGAAATGAACATGTCGCAGCAGCCAACGCTGTATGTGACCTTGTCTGGCGCTGTCCCTGAAAGGACACTCTATCAGCATGCCCGCCAGCTCAAAGACGAGATCGAAGGCATCTCTTCTGTTCTGGAGGCCAATCTGTCGGGCAACCGCGATGAGTTGCTCGAAGTGGAAATCGACCAGCTACGGCTGGAATCCTACAATGTCACGCAGGCCGAACTGATCAATGCGGTAACGCTCAATAACCAGCTTGTGCCAGCCGGATTTCTTGACAATGGCAAGGGACGGTTCAACCTCAAGGTTCCCGGTCTTATCGAAGACGCTCAAGATGTCTATTCCATTCCCATCAAACAGAATGGCGAGGGCGTTGTAACGCTTGGCGATATCGCCACCATCAAACGCACCTTCAAAGATCCGACAACCATCACGCGGGTGAATGGCAAGACTGCGATTACAGTCGAAATTTCAAAACGCTTGGGCACAAATATCATCGAGAATAATGATGCTGTGCGCAAGGTCGTCCATGATGTCACCAGCGACTGGAACCCGGCCATCAAAGTCGGCTTCCTGCTCGATCAAGCCGAACCGGTCAATGATACGCTGGGGTCTTTGGAATCTTCCATCATGACAGCCATCGCGCTTGTCATGATGCTGGTGCTGGCAGCATTGGGGTTCCGGTCTGCCCTGATGATCGGGATCGCAATCCCGACCTCTTTCATGATGGGTTTTCTGATCTTGTCTCTGCTCGACATGACGCTCAACACCATGGTGATGTATGGTCTCGTGCTCACTGTGGGTATGCTCGTTGATGGTGCCATCGTGATCGTAGAATATGCGGACCGCAAGGTGGCAGAGGGCATGTCCCGTCAGGAGGCCTATATCAGGGCCGCCAGGCTTATGTTCTGGCCGATTGCGGCCTCTACGGGCACCACACTCGCCGCTTTTCTGCCAATGCTTCTATGGCCGGGCATCATTGGCGAATTTATGAGCTATCTGCCCATCATGGTGATCATCGTTCTGTCTTCTGCACTGCTGACAGCGATGGTGTTCCTGCCGGTTATCGGTGGCTTCATCGGCAAGACATCCGCCTCACAGGAAGAGATTGAAAATGCCAAGCATCTTTCTGGCGGGCATCACTTCAACCCCAAGGAAGTAACCGGTCTGACCGGTGTTTATGCCCGCTTCCTGCACCTGCTGGTGCGGAGCCCGCTGGGCAATATAGCCGCGATCCTTGGTGTGATAGCCGTAATGGTCTCCATCATCAGCCCCTTCCTCTTCTTTGGAAAGGAATTCAAGGCTGAGCTGTTCGTCAATGAAGAACCCCGCTATGCCATGGTCTATGTTTCGGCGCGCGGCAACATGTCGGCGCTGGAAAGCCGGGCCATTGTCAAGAATGTCGAAGATGAGATTTTGCAAGTCAAGGGTATCAAGGATGTGGTGGCCACTTCGTCGCCTTCCGGCTCGAGCGGTGGTGGCAATAGCCTCAGCTCGGACAGCAGCCGCCCCTCTGATGCCATCGGCTCCCTTGCCATCGAGCTCTCGGACTATTGCTGCCGCAGACCGGCTGAGGAGATCTTTACCGAGATCCGCGACAAGACCGCAAAATATCCGGGCATTCTGGTGTCTGTGGCCAAAACCGAGGAAGGACCGCCGACCGGTAAGGATATCAATCTACTGATCACCTCGAACAACTACGATCAGGTCAGCAAGATAACCGGAATTGTGCGCGATCATGTCGATGGTGTCTCCAATCTGGTTGATATCGAAGATGGACGTCCCCTGCCCGGTATCGAATGGGAGCTGAATATCGACCGCGAGCAAGCCGGTCGTTACAATGCCTCCATAGCGACGGTCGGCTCAATGGTTCAATTGCTCACCAACGGTGTGATGATCGGCAAATATCGCCCGGACGATTCCGAGGATGAAGTGGACATCCGCGTCCGTCTTCCCAAGGACCAGCGCAATCTGGATCATCTGGACGAGTTAAAGCTACCAACCAGCAACGGGTTGGTTCCGATCAGCAACTTCGTCAAGGTGGAAGCCCGGCATAAAGTGTCTTCCATCTCGCGCAAGGATGGCTTCTACGCCATGAGCGTCAAGGCGACCGTCGACAAGAGCGATGGAACAACCGTAGATGCCAAGGTGCGAGAGATCGACAACTGGATTAAGGCGCAGGACTGGCCCAAGGGCGTGACCTTCAAATTCCGTGGTGCGGATGAAGACCAGAAGGAGTCGGGACAGTTTCTGGCCAAGGCGGCCGTTGCGGCACTGTTCATCATGGCGATGATCCTCATCACCCAGTTCAACAGTTTCTATCAGACCGTCTTGACGCTGATGACCGTTGTTTTCTCGATCTTCGGTGTCCTTTTGGGGATCGTCGTGACGGGGCAGACATTTTCGATCATCATGACAGGCACGGGCGTCATGGCTCTGGCAGGGATCGTGGTGAACAACGCAATTGTTCTCATCGACACCTATAACCGCTTCCGTTCCGAGAAGGTGGAGGTCGTGGAGGCCGTGATCAAGACGGCGGCGCAGCGCATCCGTCCCATTCTGTTGACAACCATTACGACGATTGCGGGTCTTATTCCCATGGCAACAGGGATCAATCTGGACTTTTTCAATCGCGTGATTGCTGTGGGCTCCATCACGGCAGCCTGGTGGATACAGCTCTCGACCGCGGTCATTGCCGGGCTCGGCTTCTCGACCATCCTGACGCTGATCCTGATACCGGTTCTGCTCGCCTTCCCAACGGTTACTCTGAAGCCGACGATAAGGCGCCTCGGTCGGCTATTCCGCTTGAAGCGCAGGACTTCACAAAGGACACAGGCCGCAGAATAG
- a CDS encoding GNAT family N-acetyltransferase: MVASASLSLRVLTHRDVAAATQCGLEAWHSTIGGCLEALAPLQLLELEEAFRLYLSAFAAGTAGEGEQLIVAEKESAILGFCGFEGRSGYLSDLWVSPAWQGKGVGLALMEATRRSMRDLGRDFLTLEVLAQNTRARAFYKKQGFVETGRCVKYDPVLKRKLMKISMMQRL; the protein is encoded by the coding sequence ATGGTGGCATCGGCTTCGCTTTCTCTCAGAGTGCTCACACATCGCGACGTGGCCGCCGCCACCCAGTGTGGGCTTGAGGCGTGGCACAGCACAATTGGTGGGTGCCTTGAGGCTCTTGCGCCCCTTCAATTGCTCGAGTTGGAAGAAGCTTTCCGCCTCTATCTCTCCGCTTTTGCAGCTGGCACCGCGGGGGAAGGGGAGCAGCTCATCGTTGCCGAAAAGGAAAGCGCAATCCTTGGATTTTGCGGCTTTGAAGGGCGCTCTGGCTATCTGTCGGATCTCTGGGTATCACCCGCTTGGCAGGGCAAAGGCGTTGGGCTGGCCTTAATGGAGGCGACACGCCGCTCTATGCGCGATCTGGGCCGGGATTTCCTCACCTTGGAAGTCCTTGCCCAAAACACGCGCGCTCGGGCTTTTTACAAAAAGCAGGGGTTTGTTGAAACCGGGCGATGTGTGAAATATGATCCGGTTTTGAAAAGAAAACTCATGAAAATTTCGATGATGCAGAGGCTGTAG
- the pssA gene encoding CDP-diacylglycerol--serine O-phosphatidyltransferase, which produces MADDQDHGINNPFQAFDPDENQPRQGFKAVPFRLIAPNLVTLMALCAGLTGIRMAIDGRFETALVSIAAAAFLDGIDGRVARLLKGQSRFGAELDSLTDFVNFGVAPALILHVWILHAFKSIGWIGSLLFAIAMVLRLARFNVALGDHNQPAWKKNFFVGVPAPAGALCVLAPIYLELSGLPHSDLAAPIVLVYTLFIAMLVVSTVPSYSGKTVGLRIPRANVLPLILGVVAFVAILFSYPWMTMTILVLIYLVSIPFARRSWYRHDRQMPGGNPITDGMVADANDMDDEESEDND; this is translated from the coding sequence ATGGCAGACGATCAAGATCACGGCATCAACAATCCTTTTCAAGCTTTTGACCCGGATGAAAATCAGCCGCGGCAAGGCTTCAAGGCCGTTCCTTTTCGCTTGATCGCTCCCAATTTGGTTACCCTTATGGCCCTGTGCGCTGGTCTTACGGGCATTCGCATGGCCATTGACGGACGCTTTGAAACAGCTCTTGTGTCCATTGCTGCGGCGGCCTTTCTTGATGGCATAGACGGGCGAGTGGCGCGCTTGCTCAAGGGGCAGTCCCGTTTTGGTGCTGAGCTGGATTCACTGACCGATTTCGTCAATTTCGGTGTTGCTCCCGCCTTGATCCTGCATGTTTGGATCCTTCATGCCTTTAAGTCGATTGGCTGGATCGGGTCGCTGTTGTTTGCCATTGCCATGGTGTTGAGGCTGGCGCGCTTCAATGTGGCGCTGGGCGATCACAACCAGCCCGCTTGGAAGAAGAATTTCTTTGTTGGAGTGCCGGCACCTGCCGGGGCTCTTTGTGTTCTGGCTCCCATTTATTTGGAGCTATCCGGCTTGCCACACTCTGACCTCGCAGCGCCGATCGTGCTGGTCTATACGCTTTTCATCGCTATGCTCGTTGTCTCCACCGTGCCAAGCTATTCCGGCAAGACCGTTGGGCTGCGTATCCCCAGAGCCAATGTATTGCCGCTCATTCTGGGCGTAGTCGCGTTTGTTGCCATCCTCTTTTCCTATCCATGGATGACGATGACAATTCTCGTTCTGATCTATCTGGTATCTATTCCCTTTGCGCGTCGCTCTTGGTATCGCCACGATAGGCAGATGCCAGGAGGCAATCCGATTACGGACGGCATGGTTGCAGATGCCAACGATATGGATGACGAAGAGAGCGAAGACAACGATTGA